Below is a genomic region from Patagioenas fasciata isolate bPatFas1 chromosome 5, bPatFas1.hap1, whole genome shotgun sequence.
TGGTACCAGAAGGATCCCAGGCGTGGGGAAAGGGGAGAAAACAGGTAACAAACAGCAGCCTGGCAAAGTTGATGATCATTTTAAATGATCAATTTAAAATCACCTCAGAACTGGGCTTCTCTGCGTAAGACAGAACGCTCTCACTCCAACATCAAAGGAAATTAAGAGCTGAAGGAAAACCCAAGGGAGGGAGAAGCCTGGAGTGGGTAACACCAACCCCAGCGTGATATTCGCCCTCTGAGAAGCCACCTCGTGGTATTTTCTGACATTGCTGAGCTTGTGGAAGGTCCCACCTAAAGCAGAGGCAGACAGATCTGTGTCTAACTAGGAGCTGGGTGGCAGCAGGACACCTTCTGCCAACACACTAATCTCGCATATGAAGAGGTAGTGACAAGCTAATGGGTATTACATGCAGTTTAATGAACTTTAATGGAAGCAAAAGGCAAAGGGCAACTCCTCAATACCAAGTGGTTCAGGGTAGGAGAACTGATTAACTTTTCCTACAGCTCGGCAAAAACATTCTGTTATGGTGTTCCTGTTTTGTGCACAAACAACATTTTGATCTATAGCTTTGCCTAAACGCTTCCAAGTCACCAGTTTCCTGCATTATCCTGTATAACAAAAGTATGATTTTAGAAATGGAATGTAAAGCAACTTTAACCTTAGGGCTTTTAATAGCAATTACCACTGACAGGAAAAACCCAAACAGGTCAGGAAAGTTTAGACTGGAGAGGTTTGAAATGGAGCAGGTGCAGTGTGTACCCATGGGGCTGCTCTTACCTGTAATTGATGGTGGCTCTTGCAGCACATTCTAACAAAGTCAATGGTATTTTCAGTTGTATGCTGGGAACAAGCGGGTTGGGCTGTTCAAAAGGATTCCCAAAGAGATCCAAGCTCTCCAGACAGAGTTTCCTAAAATCACTGGGCAGGAAAGGAAGTTTGTTTCGAGCTGCCGAGAGAAAGCGCAGATGATCTAACTGGCCAATCTTGAACGGCAACCTAATCAGCTCATTGTCGTCGAGCTTTAAATTAATGAGTTGTCGCAGCTGGCAAAACTGAATTGGAAgcgctttgattttgttttgactGAGGTCCAAGAACTGAAGAGATTCCTGAAGGGTGGAGCTgcacagagccccactgaacgaCTCCAGGTGATTGTCGTGCAAAATCAGCTCCTGAAGACAGGTCAGGTCACCAATAGTGGCCGGCAGCTGCTTAATATGATTGTGACTTAGGTCGAGTTTTCGGAGTTTCTTCAAACAAAGCACCCGTGTGTCGATCCGAGCGAGTTTGCAGTACGAGGCTTGGAGGTGCTCGAGGGAGTACGGGAAGTTTTTGGTGAGAGGATAGTCCCTTCTTGAAGTTATGATCATTTTGGTCTTGGGTTTCTCAACCTCCGAGGTCTTTGCCGGTACCAGAGCTGAGAGCGGGAGGGCTCCAATGTCGGTCCCCTGGTGAGCCAGTCTCACAGCTGAAAGGAAAGTCTTTAA
It encodes:
- the LRR1 gene encoding leucine-rich repeat protein 1 translates to MRLQCEVEVISRLLPTCGLRGRGRATRALLSLGRPPGRVRGGGVYLMVCTARDRSGARYKVQENIERFFTRFVEEGKATVRLREPAVDVCLSKANASNLKTFLSAVRLAHQGTDIGALPLSALVPAKTSEVEKPKTKMIITSRRDYPLTKNFPYSLEHLQASYCKLARIDTRVLCLKKLRKLDLSHNHIKQLPATIGDLTCLQELILHDNHLESFSGALCSSTLQESLQFLDLSQNKIKALPIQFCQLRQLINLKLDDNELIRLPFKIGQLDHLRFLSAARNKLPFLPSDFRKLCLESLDLFGNPFEQPNPLVPSIQLKIPLTLLECAARATINYRIPYGCHLLPSHLCEDLEVAKTCQCGSACLSSFIQITVTMNLHHVAHTVVLVDNMGGTEAPVICYFCSLDCYSQFLDRYLQSHG